The Rhodopseudomonas palustris genome window below encodes:
- a CDS encoding efflux RND transporter periplasmic adaptor subunit, with protein MPTDQPPRRSRRGLGIAGVVLACGAVAIVVTGISAREKSSAELRTWTDEQAISSVAVTRPDGKVPTTTLDLPGRLEAYSRAPIYARVSGYVKSWSADIGAKVKAGEVIAEIEAPDLDQQLLQARADLASQQASAKLSEATLNRRKTLVASNFVSAQEIDERTADLAAKKAAVNSGQANVERLEALAGYKKITAPFDGIVTERNTDVGALINAGSSSGPAMFVVSDIAKLRVYVNVPQNYAPLVRIGGKAVIALPEYPGRTFPATVEASSQAVDVASGTMRIQLGLDNAKGELLPGGFANVKLALARDSAPLHIPASALIFNRSGLRVATVGPDDRVQLKPVTIARDLGREIELSAGLTADDRIIIAPPDGIANGEKVRVVADDAAKAGKPTASEKQDVKG; from the coding sequence ATGCCCACTGATCAACCGCCGCGTAGATCCCGTCGCGGTCTTGGCATCGCCGGCGTGGTGCTGGCCTGCGGCGCGGTGGCGATCGTCGTCACCGGCATCAGCGCTCGCGAGAAGAGCAGTGCCGAGCTGCGGACCTGGACCGATGAACAGGCGATTTCCAGCGTGGCGGTGACGCGGCCGGACGGCAAGGTGCCGACCACGACGCTCGACCTGCCGGGCCGTCTGGAGGCCTATTCGCGCGCGCCGATCTACGCCCGCGTCTCCGGCTACGTGAAAAGCTGGAGCGCCGATATCGGCGCCAAGGTGAAGGCCGGTGAGGTGATCGCGGAGATCGAGGCGCCGGACCTTGACCAGCAATTGCTGCAGGCCCGTGCCGATCTCGCCAGCCAGCAGGCGAGCGCGAAGCTGTCGGAAGCGACGCTGAACCGCCGCAAGACGCTGGTGGCCTCGAATTTCGTCTCGGCGCAGGAAATCGACGAACGCACCGCGGACCTTGCCGCCAAGAAAGCTGCGGTGAACTCCGGCCAAGCCAATGTCGAACGGCTCGAAGCGCTTGCCGGCTATAAGAAGATCACCGCGCCGTTCGACGGCATCGTCACCGAGCGCAATACCGACGTCGGCGCGCTGATCAACGCCGGCTCCAGCTCAGGGCCCGCGATGTTCGTGGTCTCGGATATCGCCAAGCTGCGCGTCTACGTCAACGTGCCGCAGAACTACGCGCCGCTGGTGCGGATCGGCGGCAAGGCCGTGATCGCGCTGCCGGAATATCCGGGCCGCACCTTCCCGGCGACGGTTGAAGCGTCCTCGCAGGCGGTGGACGTCGCCTCCGGCACGATGCGGATTCAACTTGGGCTCGACAACGCCAAGGGCGAACTGTTGCCGGGCGGCTTCGCCAACGTGAAGCTCGCGCTCGCTCGCGATTCTGCGCCGCTACACATTCCCGCGTCTGCGCTGATCTTCAACCGCAGCGGGCTGCGTGTTGCGACGGTCGGCCCGGATGATCGTGTGCAGCTCAAGCCCGTCACCATCGCCCGCGACCTTGGCCGCGAGATCGAGCTGTCGGCCGGTCTCACCGCCGATGACCGCATCATTATCGCGCCGCCGGACGGCATCGCCAACGGTGAGAAGGTGCGCGTCGTGGCCGACGATGCTGCCAAGGCCGGCAAGCCGACGGCGTCGGAAAAGCAGGACGTGAAGGGGTAG
- a CDS encoding acetyl-CoA acetyltransferase, producing the protein MPTTLPPERIPVIAGVGEIADHPQDIAQGLEPLALLEAAVQRAGNDSAASLLPQIDSLDIVNFLSWRYHAPAEQLATRLGIAPRHCFYGPVGGESPIRFIHEAALRIARGEAHIAVVCGAEAQSTATKAARAKLDLPWTPFAHDAPEPKRGAAFQQPIASTLGVARPITVYPLYEAATAAHWGQTPRQALDESGVLWSRYAAAAARNPNAWIKRGFAPHEITTPSSDNRLIAWPYTKLMVANPSVNLGAAVLLTSLAKAREAGIPEDKLIYIHGGAAAEEPRDYLARDQFVQSHAQNAVLETIKAMVGGDGRAFDAIELYSCFPVVPKMARRTLGLGDDVEPTVTGGLTFFGAPLNTYMTHAACAMVRRLRDGAKLGLLYGQGGFVTKHHGLIVSRTPPLQALSEDISVQTKADAAYGAVPRFVTEASGDGTVETFTVIYDGRGEVQHGVVMLRTADGARALARVPAQDQATLAFLTKMDRSPVGTRGPIATAADGVLEWRNAG; encoded by the coding sequence ATGCCGACCACGCTCCCGCCCGAACGCATTCCCGTCATCGCCGGTGTCGGCGAAATTGCCGACCACCCCCAGGACATCGCGCAAGGGCTGGAGCCGCTGGCGCTGCTCGAAGCCGCCGTGCAACGCGCCGGCAACGACAGCGCCGCGAGCCTGCTGCCGCAGATCGACTCGCTCGACATCGTCAACTTCCTGAGCTGGCGCTATCACGCGCCGGCCGAACAACTCGCGACACGGCTCGGCATCGCGCCGCGTCACTGTTTCTACGGGCCGGTCGGCGGCGAGAGCCCGATCCGCTTCATTCACGAAGCCGCACTGCGGATCGCCCGCGGCGAAGCACACATCGCCGTGGTCTGCGGCGCCGAGGCGCAGTCGACCGCGACCAAGGCTGCGCGGGCCAAGCTCGACCTGCCGTGGACACCGTTCGCCCACGATGCGCCCGAGCCAAAGCGCGGCGCAGCGTTCCAGCAGCCGATCGCCTCGACCCTCGGGGTCGCACGGCCGATCACGGTGTATCCGTTGTATGAGGCCGCCACCGCGGCGCATTGGGGCCAGACACCGCGGCAGGCGCTCGACGAATCCGGCGTTCTATGGTCGCGCTATGCGGCCGCAGCGGCGCGCAATCCGAACGCCTGGATCAAGCGCGGCTTCGCACCGCACGAGATCACCACGCCTTCGTCCGACAATCGGCTGATCGCCTGGCCCTACACCAAGCTGATGGTCGCCAATCCGAGCGTCAATCTCGGCGCCGCGGTGCTGCTGACCTCACTGGCCAAGGCGCGGGAAGCCGGCATTCCCGAGGACAAGCTGATCTACATCCACGGCGGCGCTGCGGCCGAAGAGCCGCGTGATTATCTCGCCCGCGATCAGTTCGTGCAGAGCCACGCCCAGAACGCGGTGCTGGAGACCATCAAAGCGATGGTGGGCGGCGACGGCCGCGCCTTCGACGCGATCGAGCTGTACTCGTGCTTCCCGGTGGTGCCGAAGATGGCACGGCGCACGCTCGGTCTCGGCGACGACGTCGAGCCGACGGTGACCGGCGGCCTCACCTTCTTCGGGGCGCCGCTCAACACCTACATGACCCACGCCGCCTGCGCGATGGTGCGCCGCCTGCGCGACGGCGCCAAGCTCGGTCTGCTGTACGGCCAGGGCGGCTTCGTCACCAAGCATCACGGCCTGATCGTTTCGCGCACCCCACCGCTGCAAGCGCTGAGCGAGGACATCAGCGTGCAGACAAAGGCCGACGCGGCCTATGGCGCCGTGCCGCGCTTCGTTACCGAGGCTAGCGGTGACGGCACGGTCGAGACGTTCACGGTGATCTATGACGGTCGCGGCGAGGTCCAGCATGGCGTGGTGATGCTGCGCACCGCTGACGGCGCCCGCGCACTGGCGCGTGTGCCGGCGCAGGATCAGGCGACGCTGGCGTTCTTGACCAAGATGGACCGCAGCCCGGTCGGCACGCGCGGACCGATCGCCACGGCGGCCGATGGCGTACTGGAATGGCGGAACGCCGGTTAG
- a CDS encoding SDR family NAD(P)-dependent oxidoreductase, with amino-acid sequence MSIFDLSGRVAVVTGGNGGIGLGMAQALAAAGCNVSIWGRNAVKNHAALATMANAPGKVEAQICDVTDPASVKAAMDATLKAFGRVDGCFANAGIGGGGRQAFIDRTEEQWRSMFATNLDGVFHAFQAAARHMTERAADGDPFGRLVATSSLASIFGTARNEHYAATKAAINALVRALAVELARYGVTANAILPGWIKSDMTAGIMGNDKFVANVMPRIPVRRFGEPEDFGGIAVYLMSKASSYHTADTFVIDGGYTAF; translated from the coding sequence ATGAGCATTTTCGATCTGAGCGGCCGCGTCGCGGTCGTCACCGGGGGCAACGGTGGCATCGGCCTCGGCATGGCACAAGCGCTGGCCGCGGCGGGCTGCAACGTCTCGATCTGGGGTCGTAACGCGGTCAAGAATCACGCCGCGCTCGCCACCATGGCGAACGCGCCCGGCAAGGTCGAAGCTCAGATCTGCGACGTCACCGATCCGGCTTCGGTGAAGGCCGCGATGGATGCGACGCTGAAGGCGTTCGGCCGTGTCGATGGTTGCTTCGCCAATGCCGGCATCGGCGGCGGCGGCCGGCAGGCCTTTATCGACCGCACCGAGGAGCAGTGGCGCTCGATGTTCGCCACCAATCTCGACGGCGTCTTCCACGCCTTCCAGGCAGCAGCGCGGCACATGACCGAGCGCGCTGCTGACGGCGATCCTTTCGGCCGGCTGGTGGCGACCTCGAGCCTTGCCTCGATCTTCGGCACTGCGCGCAACGAGCACTACGCAGCCACCAAGGCGGCGATCAATGCGCTGGTACGTGCGCTCGCGGTTGAACTCGCGCGCTATGGCGTCACCGCCAATGCGATCCTGCCGGGCTGGATCAAGAGCGACATGACCGCCGGCATCATGGGCAACGATAAGTTCGTCGCCAATGTGATGCCGCGGATTCCGGTGCGGCGGTTCGGCGAGCCGGAAGACTTCGGCGGCATCGCGGTGTATCTGATGAGCAAGGCGTCGTCGTATCACACCGCCGATACCTTCGTGATCGACGGCGGCTACACCGCGTTCTAA
- a CDS encoding enoyl-CoA hydratase/isomerase translates to MQFKHVTLDFDGPVAILKLDHQEVMNAVSIDMLGGLGEALDAIEDKRAEVRCLVITGAGRAFCTGANLQGRNSGNNMSQSGKGAGAALETAFHPFLRRLRKLHCPIVTSVNGPAAGAGMSFALMGDMILCAKSSYFLQAFRRIGLVPDCGSTWLLPRLVGKARSVELSLLGEKLPADKALEWGLVNRVYEDAELWTETMKLAQDLANGPTVALSLIRKMYWDSPENSFEEQLNLEFECQRVAGSTDDFKEGVGAFLEKRPAQFKGK, encoded by the coding sequence ATGCAGTTCAAACACGTCACGCTCGATTTCGACGGTCCCGTTGCGATCCTGAAACTCGATCATCAGGAAGTGATGAACGCGGTGTCGATCGACATGCTCGGTGGACTCGGCGAAGCGCTCGACGCGATCGAAGACAAGCGCGCGGAAGTGCGCTGCCTGGTGATCACCGGTGCCGGCCGCGCGTTCTGCACCGGCGCGAATCTGCAGGGCCGCAACTCCGGCAACAACATGAGCCAGAGCGGCAAGGGCGCCGGCGCGGCGCTCGAGACCGCGTTCCATCCGTTCCTGCGCAGGCTGCGCAAGCTGCATTGCCCGATCGTCACCTCGGTGAACGGTCCGGCCGCGGGCGCCGGCATGAGCTTCGCGCTGATGGGCGACATGATCCTGTGCGCCAAATCGTCGTACTTCCTGCAGGCGTTCCGCCGCATCGGCCTGGTACCGGATTGCGGCTCGACCTGGCTGCTGCCGCGGCTGGTCGGCAAGGCTCGCTCGGTCGAGCTGTCGCTGCTTGGTGAGAAGCTGCCGGCCGACAAGGCGCTGGAATGGGGCCTCGTCAATCGCGTCTACGAGGACGCAGAGCTGTGGACCGAAACCATGAAGCTCGCCCAGGACCTCGCCAACGGCCCCACCGTGGCGCTGTCGCTGATCCGCAAGATGTACTGGGACTCGCCGGAGAACTCGTTCGAGGAGCAACTCAACCTCGAATTCGAATGCCAGCGCGTCGCCGGCTCCACCGACGACTTCAAGGAAGGCGTCGGTGCGTTCCTCGAAAAGCGGCCGGCGCAGTTCAAGGGCAAATAA
- a CDS encoding phosphotransferase family protein, translating to MASAAIADALTQSVIGWCTGATGIRELAQLSGGASQETWSFVIERPDGDVAAILRRSPPGYGSVSGRAAGLDVEAELMRLAYEAGVPSPQVLHVLAEADALGAGFVMRRVDGETIPRKILRDAEFAVARPKLARQIGSILAGLHGIDSAALPSLRTISSTEEIGLLRDDYRSYEWPRPVFELALRWLADHDPGVSKAITLVHGDFRHGNLIIGPDGVRAVLDWELAHRGDPMEDLGWICVNSWRFGEIDKPVGGLGSREEMFAGYEAAGGHVDEARVKFWEVMGTLRWGIMCCGMMRRFREDPDHSMERAMIGRRSSETEIDLLRLLAPRN from the coding sequence ATGGCATCTGCAGCTATTGCCGACGCGCTGACGCAAAGCGTGATCGGTTGGTGCACTGGCGCGACCGGGATTCGCGAGCTCGCGCAGCTCTCGGGCGGCGCGAGTCAGGAGACTTGGTCGTTCGTGATCGAGCGGCCGGACGGCGACGTCGCAGCGATCCTGCGCCGCTCGCCGCCGGGCTATGGCAGCGTTTCCGGACGTGCCGCGGGTCTCGATGTCGAAGCCGAACTGATGCGGCTCGCCTATGAGGCCGGCGTGCCGTCGCCGCAGGTGCTGCACGTCCTCGCTGAAGCCGACGCCCTTGGCGCCGGCTTCGTGATGCGGCGTGTCGATGGCGAAACCATCCCGCGCAAGATCCTGCGGGATGCGGAGTTTGCCGTAGCACGCCCGAAGCTGGCTCGGCAGATCGGCTCGATCCTCGCCGGTCTGCACGGCATCGACAGCGCCGCGCTGCCGTCGCTGCGGACGATCAGCTCGACCGAAGAGATCGGCCTGTTGCGCGACGACTATCGCTCTTACGAGTGGCCGCGGCCGGTGTTCGAACTGGCGCTGCGCTGGCTCGCCGATCACGATCCCGGCGTGTCGAAAGCGATCACCCTGGTACATGGCGATTTTCGCCACGGCAATCTGATCATCGGTCCGGACGGCGTGCGCGCCGTGCTGGATTGGGAGCTGGCGCATCGCGGCGATCCGATGGAGGACCTCGGCTGGATCTGCGTGAATTCATGGCGGTTCGGCGAGATCGACAAGCCGGTCGGCGGGCTCGGTTCGCGCGAGGAGATGTTCGCCGGCTACGAAGCCGCGGGCGGACATGTCGACGAAGCGCGGGTCAAGTTCTGGGAAGTGATGGGCACGCTGCGCTGGGGCATCATGTGCTGCGGCATGATGCGTCGGTTCCGGGAAGACCCCGATCATTCGATGGAGCGCGCGATGATCGGTCGTCGCTCGTCTGAAACCGAGATCGATCTGCTGCGGCTGCTGGCGCCGCGCAACTAA
- a CDS encoding DUF6285 domain-containing protein, producing MQDEPRPDELIKAVADFLREQIVPQISGHAAFKLRVGINALDLVTRQLALSNESDAEEHASLRALLGHDGSLFNLNAELADRIATGSVDLSTPGVKGHLWRTTLAKLAVDQPNYASYRRELEQK from the coding sequence ATGCAGGACGAACCGAGGCCGGACGAACTGATCAAGGCGGTGGCGGACTTTCTGCGCGAGCAGATCGTTCCGCAGATTTCAGGCCATGCCGCGTTCAAGTTAAGGGTCGGCATCAACGCGCTCGATCTGGTGACGCGGCAACTGGCGCTATCGAACGAAAGCGACGCCGAAGAACACGCCAGCTTGCGCGCGCTGCTCGGCCACGACGGCTCGCTGTTCAACCTCAACGCCGAGCTCGCCGACCGTATCGCCACCGGCTCGGTCGACCTGTCGACGCCCGGCGTCAAGGGCCATCTGTGGCGCACCACGCTGGCCAAGCTGGCCGTCGACCAGCCGAACTACGCGAGCTATCGGCGGGAGCTGGAACAGAAGTAG
- a CDS encoding enoyl-CoA hydratase-related protein, whose amino-acid sequence MALQFSTVTRKGPITIVTLSRPEVYNALHTDAHYELEGVFNEFAADPEQWVAIVTGTGDKAFCAGNDLKWQASGGKRGWGESGFGGLTSRFDCDKPIIAAVNGVAMGGGFEIALACDLIIAAENATFALPEPRVGLAALAGGLHRLPRQIGLKRAMGMILTARHVPAREGLELGFVNEVVPQGEALAAAERWAETICKNSPMSIRASKQTLMRGLDVSLPQAIAEQRDYPAVKAMVASQDYIEGPKAFSEKRAPNWQGK is encoded by the coding sequence ATGGCGCTGCAATTCTCCACCGTTACCCGCAAGGGCCCGATTACCATCGTCACGCTGTCGCGGCCGGAAGTTTACAACGCGCTACATACCGATGCGCACTACGAACTCGAAGGCGTGTTCAACGAGTTCGCCGCCGATCCCGAGCAATGGGTGGCGATCGTCACTGGCACCGGCGACAAAGCGTTCTGCGCCGGCAACGATCTGAAGTGGCAAGCGAGTGGCGGCAAGCGCGGCTGGGGCGAGAGCGGCTTCGGCGGACTGACCTCGCGGTTCGATTGCGACAAGCCGATCATCGCCGCGGTCAACGGCGTGGCGATGGGCGGCGGCTTCGAGATCGCGCTCGCCTGCGATCTGATCATCGCGGCGGAGAACGCCACCTTCGCGTTGCCTGAACCGCGCGTCGGGCTCGCCGCCCTTGCCGGCGGTCTGCACCGCCTCCCCCGCCAGATCGGGCTCAAGCGCGCGATGGGCATGATCCTCACCGCCCGTCACGTCCCCGCCCGCGAGGGCCTGGAACTCGGTTTCGTCAACGAAGTGGTGCCACAAGGCGAAGCGCTCGCGGCCGCCGAGCGCTGGGCCGAGACGATCTGCAAGAACTCGCCGATGTCGATCCGGGCCTCGAAGCAAACCCTGATGCGCGGCCTCGACGTCTCGCTGCCCCAAGCGATCGCCGAACAGCGCGACTATCCGGCAGTCAAGGCGATGGTGGCGTCGCAGGACTATATCGAAGGCCCGAAGGCGTTCTCGGAAAAGCGCGCGCCGAACTGGCAGGGCAAGTAG
- a CDS encoding acyl-CoA dehydrogenase family protein, whose product MDFSLPPDLVAYLAELDRFIESKIKPLEQADDNIRFFDHRREWARTDFEHGGLPRHEWEELLRKAKNLADDAGHLRFAIPKRYGGQDGTNLWMAVIREHFAAKGLGLHNDLQNEHSIVGNFPIVKMLDLYGTPDQKAMIDGSITGKYRITFGLTEPDHGSDATHMETRAEEAVRDGKKGWVINGEKMWTTGMHVATHCALFARTAGKDGDARGITCFLVPADASGVKVEEYLWTFNMPTDHPRVSFKDVFVTEDAVFGEVGRGLSLAQCFVHENRIRQAASSLGAAVFCINESVKYARERKPFGEELARNQAIQFPLVELATQAEMLRLLIRKTAWEMDQMTQAQVEHTLSDKVSMCNYWANRLCGQAADRAIQVHGGIGYSRHKQFEHIYRHHRRYRITEGSEEIQMRKVAGFLFGYMGANKR is encoded by the coding sequence TTGGATTTTTCTCTGCCGCCCGATCTGGTCGCCTATCTCGCCGAGCTCGATCGCTTCATCGAGTCCAAGATCAAGCCGCTGGAGCAGGCGGACGACAACATCCGCTTCTTCGATCATCGCCGCGAATGGGCGCGCACGGACTTCGAACATGGCGGGCTGCCGCGTCACGAATGGGAAGAGCTGCTACGCAAGGCGAAGAACCTCGCCGACGACGCCGGCCATCTTCGCTTCGCGATTCCGAAGCGCTACGGCGGCCAGGACGGCACTAATCTTTGGATGGCGGTGATCCGCGAACATTTCGCCGCCAAGGGGCTCGGCCTGCACAACGATCTGCAGAACGAGCATTCGATCGTCGGCAATTTCCCGATCGTCAAGATGTTGGATCTGTACGGCACGCCGGACCAGAAGGCGATGATCGACGGCTCGATCACCGGCAAGTATCGCATCACTTTCGGTCTCACCGAGCCCGATCATGGCTCCGACGCCACGCATATGGAGACGCGCGCCGAAGAGGCGGTGCGCGACGGCAAGAAGGGCTGGGTGATCAACGGCGAGAAGATGTGGACGACCGGCATGCACGTCGCCACGCATTGCGCGCTGTTCGCACGCACCGCCGGCAAGGACGGCGACGCGCGCGGCATCACCTGCTTCCTGGTGCCGGCCGATGCATCCGGCGTGAAGGTCGAAGAGTATCTGTGGACCTTCAACATGCCGACCGACCATCCGAGGGTGTCGTTCAAGGATGTGTTCGTCACTGAGGATGCGGTGTTCGGCGAGGTCGGCCGCGGCTTGTCGCTGGCGCAGTGCTTCGTGCATGAGAACCGCATCCGCCAGGCAGCCTCGTCGCTCGGCGCGGCGGTGTTCTGCATCAACGAGAGCGTCAAATACGCGCGTGAGCGCAAGCCGTTCGGTGAGGAGCTGGCGCGCAACCAGGCGATTCAATTTCCGCTGGTCGAACTCGCCACCCAGGCCGAGATGCTGCGCCTCTTGATCCGCAAGACCGCGTGGGAGATGGATCAGATGACCCAGGCCCAGGTCGAGCACACGCTGTCCGACAAGGTGTCGATGTGTAACTATTGGGCGAACCGGCTGTGCGGGCAGGCGGCCGATCGCGCCATTCAGGTCCACGGCGGCATCGGCTATTCGCGCCACAAACAGTTCGAGCACATCTACCGCCACCACCGCCGATACCGCATCACTGAAGGCAGCGAAGAAATCCAGATGCGGAAAGTGGCGGGCTTCCTGTTCGGCTACATGGGCGCGAACAAGCGGTGA
- a CDS encoding fatty acid--CoA ligase: MSEAAEPATLADVIRAQAKTRGDEIAYEFEGRISTFADFDRHTNQVARALQASGVQPNERIAYLGKNSDIYFELWSGAIKAKAVMAPVNWRLAGPEIAYIVEDCKAAILFVGPEFVDQVRGLKDQIPSVRHIITTEGGAPEWQDFTKWRDVQPGDDPQVAIAPSDIAIQLYTSGTTGKPKGAMLSHANFLSLVRAGQDNKPEWNTWTPDDVSLVAMPVFHIGGSGWGMMGVYHGAKGVIAREFDPTKVLDFFEQSGITKLFMVPAAMQFVVRQPRAREVDFSRLKYMLYGASPIPAALLKECIEVFKCGFVQMYGMTETTGTIVALPPEDHVEGLERMRSAGKALPGVEIAILDPDGKPLPPRQVGEIATRSGSNMVGYWNLPDATKKTIDGDNWLRTGDAGYMDEDGYVYIHDRIKDMIISGGENIYPAEVESAICDHPDVAEVAVVGVPDDQWGESVKAVVVMKPGKEATAQDIIGFTRTRIAGYKTPKSIDFIPALPRNASGKILRRQLRDPYWSGKDRQVN; the protein is encoded by the coding sequence ATGTCCGAGGCAGCCGAGCCGGCCACGCTGGCCGACGTCATCCGTGCGCAGGCCAAGACCCGCGGCGACGAGATCGCCTACGAGTTCGAAGGCCGCATCAGCACCTTTGCCGACTTCGATCGCCACACCAACCAGGTCGCCCGCGCGCTGCAGGCATCGGGTGTGCAGCCGAACGAGCGCATCGCCTATCTCGGCAAGAACAGCGACATCTATTTCGAGCTGTGGAGTGGCGCGATCAAGGCCAAGGCGGTGATGGCGCCGGTGAACTGGCGCCTCGCAGGGCCGGAGATCGCCTACATCGTCGAAGACTGCAAGGCGGCGATCCTGTTCGTCGGCCCGGAATTCGTCGATCAGGTCCGCGGCCTCAAGGATCAGATCCCGAGCGTGCGCCACATCATCACCACCGAAGGCGGCGCGCCGGAATGGCAGGACTTCACCAAATGGCGCGACGTGCAACCGGGCGATGATCCGCAGGTCGCAATCGCACCGTCAGATATCGCGATCCAGCTCTACACCTCCGGCACCACCGGCAAGCCGAAGGGCGCGATGCTCAGCCACGCGAACTTCCTGTCGCTGGTCCGCGCCGGCCAGGATAACAAGCCGGAGTGGAACACCTGGACGCCCGACGACGTGTCGCTGGTAGCGATGCCGGTGTTCCACATCGGCGGCTCAGGCTGGGGCATGATGGGGGTCTATCACGGCGCCAAGGGCGTGATCGCGCGTGAATTCGATCCGACCAAGGTGCTCGATTTCTTCGAACAGTCCGGCATCACCAAGCTGTTCATGGTGCCAGCCGCGATGCAGTTCGTGGTGCGGCAGCCGCGCGCCCGCGAGGTCGATTTCTCGCGGCTGAAATACATGTTGTACGGCGCCTCCCCGATTCCGGCGGCGCTGCTGAAGGAGTGTATCGAGGTCTTCAAATGCGGCTTCGTGCAGATGTACGGCATGACCGAGACCACCGGCACCATCGTGGCGTTGCCCCCGGAGGATCACGTCGAGGGCCTGGAGCGGATGCGCTCGGCCGGCAAGGCGCTGCCCGGCGTCGAGATCGCGATCCTCGATCCCGACGGCAAACCGCTGCCGCCGCGCCAGGTCGGCGAGATCGCCACCCGCTCCGGCTCCAACATGGTGGGCTACTGGAATCTCCCCGACGCCACCAAGAAGACGATCGACGGCGACAACTGGCTGCGCACCGGCGATGCCGGCTACATGGACGAGGACGGCTACGTCTATATCCATGACCGCATCAAGGACATGATCATCTCCGGCGGCGAGAACATCTATCCGGCCGAGGTCGAGAGCGCGATCTGCGATCACCCGGACGTCGCCGAAGTCGCGGTGGTCGGCGTGCCCGACGATCAGTGGGGCGAGTCGGTCAAGGCCGTGGTGGTGATGAAGCCCGGCAAGGAAGCGACCGCGCAGGACATCATCGGCTTCACCCGCACCCGCATCGCCGGCTACAAGACGCCGAAATCGATCGACTTCATCCCGGCCCTGCCCCGCAACGCCTCCGGCAAAATCCTCCGCCGCCAGCTCCGCGATCCGTATTGGAGCGGCAAGGATCGGCAGGTGAACTGA
- a CDS encoding SDR family oxidoreductase: MFTDQLLAGRRILVTGGGTGLGKAMAARFLQLGAEVHICGRRKGVCDETATELMDQYGGKVMTYGVDIRDAAAVDHMVETIFESGPLTDLINNAAGNFISRSEDLSPRGFDAVANIVMHGTFYVTHAVGKRWIAGGHRGNVVSITTTWVRNGSPYVVPSAMSKSAIHAMTMSLATEWGKYGIRLNTIAPGEIPTEGMSKRIKPGDEAGARTIKMNPMGRVGTMEELQNLATFLISGGCDWISGETIAMDGAQGLAMGGNFYQLRDWTNDDWENAKASIKAQNEKDRAQRG; this comes from the coding sequence ATGTTCACAGATCAGCTTCTCGCCGGCCGTCGCATCCTCGTCACCGGTGGCGGCACCGGCCTCGGCAAGGCGATGGCGGCGCGCTTCCTGCAACTCGGCGCCGAAGTGCACATCTGCGGCCGTCGCAAGGGCGTGTGCGACGAGACCGCGACCGAACTGATGGATCAGTACGGCGGCAAGGTGATGACCTACGGCGTCGATATCCGCGACGCCGCGGCGGTCGACCATATGGTCGAGACCATCTTCGAGAGCGGGCCGCTCACCGACCTGATCAACAACGCGGCCGGAAATTTCATCTCGCGGAGTGAGGATCTCAGCCCGCGCGGCTTCGACGCCGTCGCCAACATCGTGATGCACGGCACGTTCTACGTCACCCATGCGGTCGGCAAGCGCTGGATCGCCGGCGGCCACCGCGGCAACGTGGTGTCGATCACCACCACCTGGGTGCGCAACGGCAGCCCCTATGTGGTGCCGTCGGCGATGAGCAAGTCGGCAATCCACGCCATGACGATGTCGCTCGCCACCGAATGGGGCAAATACGGCATCCGCCTCAACACCATTGCGCCGGGCGAAATTCCGACCGAAGGCATGAGCAAGCGGATCAAGCCGGGCGACGAAGCCGGCGCCCGCACCATCAAGATGAACCCGATGGGCCGCGTCGGCACCATGGAGGAGCTGCAGAACCTCGCGACCTTCCTGATCTCCGGCGGTTGCGACTGGATCAGCGGCGAAACCATCGCCATGGACGGGGCGCAGGGCCTCGCGATGGGCGGCAACTTCTATCAGCTGCGCGACTGGACCAACGACGATTGGGAAAACGCCAAGGCCTCGATCAAGGCCCAAAACGAAAAAGACCGCGCGCAGCGGGGGTAG